The Stigmatella aurantiaca DW4/3-1 genome contains the following window.
TAGTCCGTGCTGCCGCGGAAGGCCGAGACGGGGCAACTCAAGGGCGGTTGCGCCACATACCGATAGCTCTCGCACAGCGCCGTATCCGCCAGCAGGGTGGGGCCCACGACACGCACAAGCTGGTCTGTCAGGACTGCTGGGAGGTCCAGCACGCGGCGGGCCTGCAAAATCTTCTCCGGATCGAGTTCTTTCGTCTTCACCCCTGTGTCATCGAGAACCTGCGGCGCGCGGTAGCTCGCCACGAAGAGGTGCATGGGCGCGGCCAGCCCCTGGGAGCGCATCGCACGGGCCAGCTCGAAGCTCAACAGTGCGCCCATGCTATGGCCGAAGAGCGCGTAAGGTTTGTCGGTGTACTGGCTCACGAGTTCCACCAGGTGCTTGACCACCACGGCCATGTCTCTCAGGGGCACCTCCTGGAGCCGTGCCTCGCGGCCCGGGAGCTGGAGGGGACAGACCTCGATGTCAGGCTTCAGTTCGGCCTGCCAGTGGCGGAAGAGCGAGGCGCTTCCGCCAGCGTGGGGAAGGCAGAACAGCCTCACGCGAGCCTGCGGTTGGGGCACGTGGTACGCCAGCCAGGGAGAGGGCTCCCTGTCCGTCTCGAGGAAAGGAAGAGGGTTCCTGGAGGTGCTGGATGTGCTCATACCGCGGCCTCGAGCTGTGACTGTGGGTTTGCCACGGCCATGCCGGCGATCTGCCGGTAGACGTCCAAGTTGCCGATGACCATGTGTTTCAGGCTGAAGCGCTCGAAGAGCCGCCGGTTGCCCGCGAGGGCAATACGCCGGGCGCGCTCCGGGTCGTTCAGCAGCGCCAACTGGGCATCCGCGAGCCGCTCCACGTCCACTTCCCGCTGCTCTCCCTGTCCGCTGCGGTGGATGGGAACATGGAGGCCTGATTGGCCATCCTCGATGACTTCGCCCAAGCCGCCCGTATTCGTGCAAATGAGGGGACGGGAGGAAGCCAGCGCCTCCAGTGCCGTGTAAGGGAAGGGCTCGAAGATGGATGGCACCAGGGCGATGTCGGCGATGCGGTGCAACAGCGCCAACTGGGGACGTGGCACCTTTCCCAGCAGCTTGATGCGCCCCAGCAGCGGTGCGTAACGCTGACACAGCTCGTGGATCATCTGTGTGGACTGGCGCGAGTCGGTTCCACCCGCGAGCAGGAAGCGCACGTTGGGCCGCTTCGCCAGCACCCGCTCGGCAGCCGCGAAGATGGCGGAGATGCCTTTCTGCGGATGGATCCGGCCTGTGTAGAGGACAATGGGATCCTCTGGACGGGCGACCGTGGCTTTCAGCCGGGCGAATGTTTCCGGTGAGTGAGGGGTCTGGGTAAAGGGCGTGACGTCCAAGGCGCAGTAGGTGACGTGAATCTTCTCGAGTGCCAGCCCGTAGGTCTGGTGGATCAACCGGCGCATGGCCTGGGCGACGGTAATGACGGGGGTGGAGCCATCGTAGAAGCTGCGCTCCTGCTCCAGCATCTCCGGATCAGGCTCCTGGGCCCACCAGCGCTCGGTGGGATCCGAGAGGTGATGGCTGGTGCCCACCACGGGAATATCGAATTCCCGGCCGAGCTGGCGCGCGGACAGATGGGTATGCCATTGATGGAAGTGGATGACGTCCGGCCGCTCCTCGGCGATGCACCGGCGGCCATGGAGGATCAGCTCATCATTGAAGGCGCAGACGCCTCGGACCAGCGAAAGCTTCGCGGCCTGGGCCAGGAGGGCGCGGCTGGGAGGGATCAGGTGGACGGTGAGGTTGGGCTCACGCAGCACGGTGGCCTGGCCCGGTGTATAGGCCAGCACGGTGATCTGGCATCCAGCGCCTGCCAGACCCCGGGCCAGCTCATACACATAGGTTCCCACACCTCCACTGACGTTGGGGGTGTACTCCATCGAGAGGATGAGTGCCTTGAGGGGACGTGATGGGGAGGTATTCATGAGGTGCGAGACTTCACGTGCCTAGGGTGCGGAAGGCGTTTCCAAACGGATCAGCTCGGCCAGCATGAGCAGCAGCGCGTCGCGCTCTGGGTCTTCGTTGGGCGGCCTCCAACTCAGACCGCCCAGACGTTCGGCCACCTGTGCGACGGTGGGGCCCTCGAAGAGAAGTTGCAGCGGGATGCTCACGCCTG
Protein-coding sequences here:
- a CDS encoding thioesterase II family protein, whose product is MSTSSTSRNPLPFLETDREPSPWLAYHVPQPQARVRLFCLPHAGGSASLFRHWQAELKPDIEVCPLQLPGREARLQEVPLRDMAVVVKHLVELVSQYTDKPYALFGHSMGALLSFELARAMRSQGLAAPMHLFVASYRAPQVLDDTGVKTKELDPEKILQARRVLDLPAVLTDQLVRVVGPTLLADTALCESYRYVAQPPLSCPVSAFRGSTDYVDAESTEAWREMTHGPFTSRTFLGDHFFLRELPRGLLQTLRRSLSKTTASPPLAVTLHP
- a CDS encoding glycosyltransferase family 4 protein, coding for MNTSPSRPLKALILSMEYTPNVSGGVGTYVYELARGLAGAGCQITVLAYTPGQATVLREPNLTVHLIPPSRALLAQAAKLSLVRGVCAFNDELILHGRRCIAEERPDVIHFHQWHTHLSARQLGREFDIPVVGTSHHLSDPTERWWAQEPDPEMLEQERSFYDGSTPVITVAQAMRRLIHQTYGLALEKIHVTYCALDVTPFTQTPHSPETFARLKATVARPEDPIVLYTGRIHPQKGISAIFAAAERVLAKRPNVRFLLAGGTDSRQSTQMIHELCQRYAPLLGRIKLLGKVPRPQLALLHRIADIALVPSIFEPFPYTALEALASSRPLICTNTGGLGEVIEDGQSGLHVPIHRSGQGEQREVDVERLADAQLALLNDPERARRIALAGNRRLFERFSLKHMVIGNLDVYRQIAGMAVANPQSQLEAAV